A part of Aegilops tauschii subsp. strangulata cultivar AL8/78 chromosome 2, Aet v6.0, whole genome shotgun sequence genomic DNA contains:
- the LOC109768806 gene encoding uncharacterized protein, whose protein sequence is MLRENTMASLVFLVALLLSCSSMSSAARYLEEAVPKKEYPPHPIVPELPKPELPPHPVVPELPKPEPPHPLMPEVPHPVVPESPKEPEVPHPVVPEMPKHELPPHPAMPELPKPELPHPAMPEVPKEPEVPHPVVPEVPKEHELPHPVVPEVPKEPEVPHPVVPEVTKEPKVPHPVVPEVPKEHELPHPAMPELPKPEMPHHAVPEVPKEPHVLHPEVPKEPELPHPAVPEVPKHEMPPFPKAELPPKPEFHFPEPEAKP, encoded by the coding sequence ATGCTGCGCGAGAACACCATGGCCTCCCTTGTCTTCCTCGTGGCGCTGCTGCTCTCATGCAGCTCCATGAGCAGCGCAGCACGGTACCTGGAGGAGGCCGTGCCCAAGAAGGAGTATCCACCACATCCGATCGTCCCGGAGCTGCCAAAGCCCGAGCTCCCGCCGCACCCTGTCGTGCCCGAGCTGCCGAAGCCTGAACCACCTCACCCTCTCATGCCCGAAGTGCCACACCCCGTGGTGCCGGAGTCGCCAAAGGAGCCTGAAGTGCCACACCCCGTGGTGCCGGAGATGCCAAAGCATGAGCTGCCGCCACACCCTGCTATGCCCGAGCTCCCGAAGCCCGAACTACCGCATCCGGCTATGCCCGAGGTGCCAAAGGAACCCGAAGTGCCACACCCCGTCGTACCGGAGGTGCCAAAGGAACATGAACTGCCGCACCCCGTCGTGCCGGAGGTGCCAAAGGAACCAGAAGTGCCACACCCCGTCGTGCCAGAGGTGACAAAGGAACCTAAAGTGCCACACCCTGTCGTGCCGGAGGTACCAAAGGAGCACGAGTTGCCGCACCCTGCCATGCCAGAGTTGCCGAAGCCTGAAATGCCACACCATGCCGTGCCAGAGGTGCCAAAGGAGCCCCATGTGTTGCACCCTGAGGTGCCGAAAGAGCCCGAGTTACCGCACCCTGCTGTGCCAGAGGTCCCGAAGCACGAAATGCCACCGTTCCCCAAAGCCGAGCTGCCCCCAAAGCCTGAATTCCACTTTCCGGAACCTGAGGCCAAGCCATGA